From Ruminococcus sp. HUN007, a single genomic window includes:
- a CDS encoding ATP-binding protein codes for MFIGRKNELQLLDSLNTSGKFEFLVLFGRRRVGKTSLLKEFSKNKEIIFFSAQEKSDFLNLQDFSKTVQFFFEGHSFSSFDSWQIAFEYIDHKSSEKHTTIIIDEFPFIASENPSVKSILQHTIDHKWSNKNIFLILCGSSVSFMENDVMGYKSPLYGRSTSQLELLPFDYVDSAEFFKNYTAEDKLAAYGILGGIPCYLQAFDADKSIRNNIAANILRTGAFLTEEPQSLLKMELRDPAVYNSIFEAIANGASRMNDITTKIHEDASKCSKYLKTLIDLKLISRNTPCGEDESSRKTLYTISDNFFSFWYRFIFLQKKAIMSLSVKKLRLMK; via the coding sequence ATGTTTATAGGTCGTAAAAACGAATTACAGCTGCTTGATTCTTTAAACACATCCGGAAAATTTGAATTTCTTGTTCTTTTCGGACGAAGGCGTGTCGGAAAAACTTCTTTGTTGAAAGAATTCAGCAAAAACAAAGAGATTATTTTCTTCTCCGCTCAGGAAAAAAGCGATTTTCTTAATCTTCAGGATTTTTCTAAAACCGTTCAGTTCTTCTTTGAAGGTCACAGCTTTAGTAGTTTTGACAGCTGGCAGATTGCATTCGAATATATTGATCATAAATCTTCTGAAAAACATACAACTATTATAATCGACGAATTTCCGTTTATTGCATCAGAGAATCCTAGTGTTAAGAGTATTCTTCAACACACTATTGACCACAAATGGAGTAATAAAAATATATTTCTTATTCTATGCGGTTCAAGTGTAAGCTTTATGGAGAACGATGTAATGGGATACAAAAGTCCGCTTTACGGTCGTTCAACCTCACAGCTTGAACTGCTTCCATTCGATTATGTGGACAGTGCTGAATTTTTTAAAAACTACACTGCAGAAGACAAACTTGCCGCATACGGAATTCTAGGCGGCATCCCTTGCTACCTGCAGGCTTTTGATGCTGACAAATCTATACGCAATAATATAGCGGCCAACATACTCCGTACTGGCGCCTTTCTGACTGAGGAACCACAATCACTTTTAAAGATGGAACTACGAGACCCAGCCGTGTATAACAGCATTTTTGAAGCTATTGCAAACGGAGCAAGTCGGATGAACGACATAACAACAAAGATACACGAAGATGCTTCAAAATGCAGTAAATATTTGAAAACACTTATTGATCTGAAACTTATAAGCCGTAACACTCCTTGCGGTGAAGATGAAAGTTCACGTAAAACTTTATACACGATCAGCGATAATTTCTTCTCATTCTGGTATCGCTTTATTTTTTTACAGAAAAAAGCTATTATGAGCTTATCGGTGAAGAAGCTGCGGCTGATGAAATAA
- a CDS encoding DUF234 domain-containing protein, with amino-acid sequence MLVSLYFFTEKSYYELIGEEAAADEITAPESFNDYMGIIFENICKQYMIRLAKLKKLPFIPHQIGKWWGTNNKLKKQDDCDILLLGKGDKQAIFCECKYKNSPLDKKEYDDLCATADNFSNIRERYFYFFSKGGYTEWIKEKAQTSTNIILVEPADLFNL; translated from the coding sequence ATTCTGGTATCGCTTTATTTTTTTACAGAAAAAAGCTATTATGAGCTTATCGGTGAAGAAGCTGCGGCTGATGAAATAACTGCTCCTGAATCTTTCAATGATTACATGGGAATTATTTTTGAAAACATATGCAAACAGTATATGATACGACTTGCCAAATTAAAGAAACTTCCTTTTATTCCGCATCAAATCGGCAAGTGGTGGGGAACGAACAACAAACTAAAAAAACAGGATGACTGCGATATTCTTTTGCTTGGCAAAGGAGATAAACAAGCAATTTTCTGCGAATGCAAGTATAAAAATTCACCGCTTGACAAGAAAGAATATGACGATCTGTGCGCTACTGCCGATAACTTCAGCAATATCCGTGAAAGATACTTTTACTTTTTCAGCAAAGGCGGATACACTGAATGGATAAAAGAAAAAGCTCAAACCAGTACAAATATAATCCTGGTTGAGCCTGCTGACCTTTTTAATCTTTAA
- a CDS encoding prepilin-type N-terminal cleavage/methylation domain-containing protein: MKKIKGFTLIELIVVIAIIGVLAAILVPAMMGWVKKSRITTYNNNASEICTQLQIVMTDLDRSGDGFIAGECILEYDSSKPSDKFEVTYGGTLTQNMKDALAKINDNLTDMSNSKWAARINDSTIEAVIFSSNNYKDVGGFPYQNTKDIKISGKSKSDLLDCAESGWS, translated from the coding sequence GTGAAAAAAATAAAAGGTTTTACGCTGATTGAATTAATAGTTGTCATAGCCATTATCGGGGTACTTGCAGCTATACTTGTTCCGGCAATGATGGGATGGGTTAAAAAGTCGCGCATAACAACCTATAACAATAATGCCAGCGAGATTTGTACTCAGCTGCAGATTGTCATGACTGATCTTGACCGTTCAGGTGATGGCTTTATAGCAGGTGAATGTATACTTGAATACGATAGTTCGAAACCTTCAGATAAGTTTGAGGTAACTTACGGCGGTACTCTTACGCAGAATATGAAAGATGCACTTGCTAAGATCAATGATAATCTTACAGATATGTCAAACTCGAAGTGGGCTGCCAGAATAAATGACAGTACGATTGAAGCAGTTATATTTTCTTCGAATAATTATAAGGACGTTGGCGGATTTCCGTATCAGAATACCAAGGATATAAAAATTTCAGGAAAGTCTAAGAGTGATTTACTTGATTGTGCTGAATCCGGTTGGAGTTGA
- a CDS encoding prepilin-type N-terminal cleavage/methylation domain-containing protein, whose protein sequence is MKKQKKLSLKGMTLMEIIIAIAVMAIMSMIVVVAGVSAVHNLRVAHRVSEKNAVQSPFASAKLGDETDKKNIDINLQVTGGGRSADLTVDSYEVKQGETVGDRVGNYRYFVNPTPPAPGP, encoded by the coding sequence ATGAAAAAACAAAAAAAATTATCCCTTAAGGGTATGACGCTTATGGAGATTATTATAGCTATTGCAGTAATGGCTATTATGTCAATGATAGTTGTAGTGGCAGGTGTAAGTGCTGTTCATAATCTTAGAGTTGCACATAGAGTATCTGAAAAGAACGCAGTACAGTCGCCTTTTGCTTCAGCAAAGCTTGGCGATGAAACTGACAAAAAAAATATTGATATTAATCTTCAGGTAACTGGTGGTGGCAGATCGGCTGATTTGACGGTAGATTCTTACGAAGTTAAACAGGGCGAAACAGTTGGTGACAGAGTAGGAAATTACAGGTATTTTGTAAATCCAACACCGCCTGCTCCAGGCCCGTGA
- a CDS encoding DUF4258 domain-containing protein — protein sequence MIDIEKLRIYDEEDNIYVTEHASERFRQRGIKIKDIRVAIHNGEIIEQYPEDYPFPSCLIYGNDSNDNPIHVCMSDEGTSSRIITAYHPDLKNWNEDLKTRKENKQ from the coding sequence GTGATTGACATTGAAAAGTTACGAATATATGATGAAGAGGATAATATCTATGTAACTGAACACGCCTCAGAAAGATTTCGACAGCGTGGAATAAAAATCAAAGATATCAGAGTAGCTATTCATAATGGTGAGATTATTGAGCAATATCCGGAAGATTATCCTTTTCCAAGTTGTTTGATATATGGTAATGATTCAAACGATAATCCCATACATGTTTGTATGAGTGATGAAGGAACATCAAGTAGAATTATAACAGCGTACCATCCTGATTTGAAGAACTGGAATGAAGATTTAAAAACAAGAAAGGAGAATAAACAATGA
- a CDS encoding GspE/PulE family protein, whose product MRNIPIGQYLVEQNMISNEQLERVLFAQRESQGSKRFGEVIVDMGYMSEIKFAQALAGKLKVPYVDLATFKIDDEAVSKIPESLAKKHTVIAIDIVGKRLTVATDDPINFNILEDIKVITGMDTIPVLATRSSINKAIGEKYTMANIDSVNESLSQFGTEQLNDEESKERVESAPIVKLATTIVENSFRAEATDIHIEPFKTFTRIRIRVNGDLIELMSVSSAVQNALATRIKLISGMNIAEKRIPQDGRFSQVVDGTELDVRVSSLPTVNGEKIVIRILSTGQIALRKITDLGMNDYNYKMFESMLKCPHGVMLVTGPTGSGKTTTLYAALGEIAKPHVNVVTVEDPVEKNIEGINQCQVNTKAGMTFSAALRSILRQDPDIVMIGEMRDSETADIAIRAAITGHLVLSTLHTNDAASTIVRLIDMGVAPYMVATSLIGVVAQRLVKVICPKCRRPRMSTDEENQLMHIDHSVQIYDAVGCPECNNTGYKGRTAIHEIIHCTSGISTLIAESAGKEQLEEAAKRNGTKLLRDNVAELVQQGRTTIDELVRVTYSV is encoded by the coding sequence ATGAGAAACATACCAATAGGTCAGTATCTTGTTGAACAGAACATGATTTCAAACGAGCAGCTTGAAAGAGTTCTTTTCGCACAGCGTGAATCACAGGGATCAAAACGTTTCGGTGAAGTTATCGTTGACATGGGCTATATGTCCGAAATCAAATTTGCACAGGCACTTGCAGGAAAACTTAAGGTACCTTATGTTGACCTTGCAACATTCAAGATCGATGACGAAGCAGTAAGCAAGATTCCGGAATCACTTGCGAAAAAGCACACAGTTATCGCTATTGACATCGTAGGTAAGAGACTTACAGTAGCTACTGACGATCCTATCAACTTTAATATCCTCGAAGATATTAAGGTAATCACTGGTATGGATACTATTCCAGTACTTGCTACACGTTCTTCCATCAACAAGGCTATTGGTGAAAAGTACACAATGGCAAACATCGACAGCGTTAATGAGAGCCTCAGCCAGTTCGGTACTGAGCAGCTCAATGACGAAGAGTCGAAGGAAAGAGTTGAAAGCGCTCCTATCGTTAAGCTTGCTACTACAATCGTAGAAAACTCATTCCGAGCAGAAGCTACCGATATTCATATCGAACCATTCAAGACATTTACAAGAATCCGTATCCGTGTAAACGGTGACCTTATCGAGCTCATGAGCGTTTCAAGCGCAGTTCAGAATGCTCTTGCTACACGTATCAAGCTCATTTCCGGTATGAACATCGCTGAAAAGCGTATACCTCAGGATGGTCGTTTCTCACAGGTCGTTGACGGTACAGAACTTGATGTCCGTGTATCTTCACTTCCTACAGTAAACGGCGAAAAGATAGTTATCCGAATTCTTTCAACCGGTCAGATTGCTCTTCGTAAGATCACTGACCTTGGTATGAATGATTACAACTACAAGATGTTCGAAAGCATGCTCAAGTGTCCGCACGGCGTTATGCTCGTAACAGGTCCTACTGGTTCCGGTAAAACAACAACTCTTTACGCTGCTCTTGGTGAGATCGCTAAGCCGCACGTAAACGTTGTAACAGTTGAAGACCCTGTCGAAAAGAATATCGAAGGTATCAACCAGTGTCAGGTTAATACGAAGGCCGGCATGACATTCTCAGCAGCTCTTCGTTCTATCCTCCGTCAGGACCCTGATATCGTAATGATCGGTGAAATGCGTGACTCTGAAACTGCGGATATCGCGATCAGAGCTGCTATCACAGGTCACTTAGTTCTTTCAACACTTCATACAAACGACGCTGCTTCTACAATCGTTCGTCTTATCGATATGGGTGTTGCACCTTACATGGTTGCTACATCACTCATCGGCGTTGTTGCACAGCGACTTGTTAAAGTTATCTGCCCTAAGTGCCGCAGACCAAGAATGTCAACAGATGAAGAAAACCAGCTCATGCACATTGATCATTCTGTTCAGATATACGATGCAGTTGGCTGCCCTGAGTGTAACAACACTGGTTACAAGGGAAGAACTGCTATTCATGAAATTATTCACTGTACATCAGGTATTTCAACACTTATCGCTGAAAGTGCCGGCAAGGAACAGCTCGAAGAAGCTGCCAAGAGAAACGGTACAAAACTTCTCCGTGATAACGTTGCAGAACTCGTACAGCAGGGTAGAACTACTATCGACGAACTTGTTCGTGTTACTTATTCTGTATAA
- a CDS encoding type II secretion system protein, with protein sequence MKRFKGFTLIELIVVIAIIGVLAAILVPAMMGWVMKSRVATYNNNASEICTQLQIVMTDLDKDGSANLTGDCTLFFDGTDYVLQGATLEPETEAALKAADRELTDMSHAKWAARLKDSQVRAVIFTNNDYKNVGGFPIQCTKEYDTTGKDESVFLDCAVNGWN encoded by the coding sequence ATGAAAAGATTTAAGGGATTTACGCTTATCGAACTTATCGTGGTTATTGCTATCATAGGTGTACTTGCGGCTATTCTCGTTCCTGCAATGATGGGATGGGTAATGAAGTCAAGGGTAGCTACCTATAACAATAACGCAAGTGAGATTTGTACCCAGCTTCAGATTGTCATGACAGATCTTGATAAAGACGGTAGTGCCAATCTTACCGGAGACTGTACACTTTTCTTTGATGGAACCGATTATGTTCTTCAAGGTGCCACACTTGAACCTGAAACAGAAGCTGCATTAAAAGCTGCAGACAGAGAGCTTACTGATATGTCTCATGCGAAGTGGGCAGCAAGACTTAAGGACAGTCAGGTGCGCGCAGTTATATTTACCAATAATGACTATAAGAATGTTGGCGGTTTTCCGATTCAGTGTACCAAGGAATACGATACAACTGGTAAAGACGAATCAGTTTTCCTGGATTGCGCCGTAAACGGATGGAACTAA
- a CDS encoding type IV pilus twitching motility protein PilT: protein MLIDIDKILDEARVLGCSDLHFTFGMQPVVRLNGNLRKLSSYDLMDEEAISDIAHKICPDELRDRLNKHLDCDFSYVTKRGYRHRVNVFRQRYHTAIALRLLRNDIPTLEDLGLPPILADFAMRPRGLVLITGPTGSGKSTSLAAMLDYANLNKSAHIITIEDPIEYVHEHKRCMVNQREIGPDVPDFAGALRSALREDPDIILVGEMRDLETVTAAVTAAETGHLVLSTLHTTSAADTINRIIDVYPEYQQSQIRTQLANVLVGIMAQTLIPKADGKGRIAAMEILNVTDAVSAMIRDNKVHLIQSAIQTGKQFGMMCLDQELARMVRMGIIHEGDALDKCQDKIEFYRFLNSGD, encoded by the coding sequence ATGCTAATAGATATTGATAAGATACTTGATGAAGCCAGAGTACTTGGCTGCTCTGACTTACATTTCACATTCGGCATGCAGCCGGTAGTCAGACTTAACGGTAATCTCAGAAAGCTTAGTTCATATGATCTTATGGACGAGGAAGCTATTTCAGATATCGCTCACAAGATTTGTCCTGACGAACTCCGCGACAGACTTAACAAGCACCTTGACTGTGACTTCTCATATGTAACAAAGAGAGGCTACCGTCACAGAGTTAACGTATTCCGTCAGAGATATCATACTGCTATCGCTCTTCGTCTTCTCAGAAACGATATCCCTACTCTCGAGGATCTCGGACTTCCTCCGATCCTTGCAGACTTCGCTATGAGACCAAGAGGACTCGTGCTCATCACAGGTCCTACAGGTTCAGGTAAGTCAACATCACTCGCAGCTATGCTTGACTACGCTAACCTTAACAAGAGCGCTCACATCATCACAATCGAAGACCCTATCGAATACGTTCACGAACACAAGAGATGTATGGTAAACCAGCGTGAGATCGGTCCTGACGTTCCTGACTTCGCAGGCGCGCTCCGTTCAGCTCTCCGTGAAGACCCGGATATCATCCTCGTAGGTGAAATGCGTGACCTGGAGACAGTTACAGCTGCGGTAACAGCAGCCGAAACTGGTCACCTGGTTCTTTCAACACTTCATACAACATCTGCCGCTGATACTATTAACCGTATCATCGACGTTTATCCTGAATACCAGCAGTCTCAGATCAGAACACAGCTTGCTAACGTTCTCGTTGGTATCATGGCTCAGACACTTATTCCTAAGGCTGACGGCAAGGGCCGTATAGCAGCAATGGAAATCCTCAACGTTACTGACGCCGTATCAGCAATGATCCGTGACAACAAGGTTCACCTCATTCAGTCTGCTATCCAGACAGGTAAGCAGTTCGGCATGATGTGTCTCGACCAGGAGCTCGCTCGTATGGTAAGAATGGGCATCATTCACGAAGGAGATGCGCTCGACAAGTGCCAGGATAAGATAGAATTCTATCGTTTCCTTAACTCAGGCGACTAA
- a CDS encoding A24 family peptidase: protein MIYFRFLDIPAYFIAYIIISFFGLCIGSFLNVCIYRLPLEDPAERSLVKRSSHCPKCGAKIRFYDNVPVFSWLVLKGKCRNCKEPISKRYPLVESLNWFLYMLALTFIDVMNYPVHAILIALFFSVLIVIGFIDYDTMEIYPSQLALIIILAVLDVIFGHTITIPQRIIGALAISVPFFIIGEVSRIFIKKKYGEDFRGIELGDTFLMLVSGLLIGPKCICASALIGIFTAAIVGIISKAKGKESKLAFGPYLAIGLVFGSLFGNQMIDWYLNMLKAPEVYSMLLR, encoded by the coding sequence ATGATCTATTTTCGATTTCTTGATATACCCGCTTACTTTATAGCGTATATCATCATTTCATTTTTTGGACTGTGTATTGGCAGTTTCCTAAACGTCTGTATTTACCGTCTCCCACTTGAGGATCCGGCTGAACGTTCTCTTGTAAAGAGGAGTTCCCACTGTCCTAAATGCGGTGCCAAGATCCGCTTTTATGATAACGTTCCTGTCTTCAGCTGGCTTGTTCTTAAAGGTAAATGCAGAAACTGCAAAGAACCGATCTCGAAGCGTTATCCACTTGTCGAAAGTCTGAACTGGTTTTTATATATGTTAGCTCTGACATTTATTGATGTCATGAACTACCCGGTTCATGCGATTCTTATTGCACTTTTCTTTTCCGTTCTTATCGTCATCGGTTTTATCGACTACGATACAATGGAGATCTACCCGAGTCAGCTTGCCCTTATCATTATCTTAGCTGTTCTTGATGTGATCTTCGGTCACACTATCACCATTCCACAAAGAATAATCGGTGCTCTAGCAATAAGCGTTCCGTTCTTTATTATCGGTGAAGTTTCACGTATTTTTATCAAGAAGAAATACGGTGAAGACTTCAGAGGAATAGAACTTGGTGATACTTTTCTGATGCTTGTTTCGGGACTTCTTATCGGTCCTAAATGCATTTGTGCCTCAGCATTGATTGGTATCTTTACTGCAGCCATTGTTGGTATTATCAGCAAAGCCAAAGGTAAAGAATCAAAACTTGCTTTCGGTCCGTATTTAGCAATCGGACTTGTATTCGGTTCCCTGTTCGGCAATCAGATGATTGACTGGTACTTAAATATGTTAAAAGCACCTGAGGTTTACTCAATGCTTTTAAGATAA
- a CDS encoding type II toxin-antitoxin system MqsA family antitoxin → MRCLLCKADSLVKSQNTYFAQLDNCYVIIENVPCYKCAQCGEVVYSASVMEKIEEILDKVQNIASKIFIMDYTKAA, encoded by the coding sequence ATGAGATGTTTACTTTGTAAAGCTGATTCTTTGGTAAAATCCCAGAATACATATTTCGCCCAACTCGATAATTGCTATGTTATTATCGAAAATGTTCCGTGCTACAAATGTGCTCAGTGTGGTGAAGTGGTTTATTCTGCTTCGGTTATGGAGAAAATAGAAGAGATTCTGGATAAGGTTCAGAATATCGCCAGCAAGATCTTTATTATGGATTATACCAAGGCAGCCTAA
- a CDS encoding type II secretion system protein: MNKKKRLKGFTLIEMIIVVAIFGMIMAVVLSFLDPVRKVYNNTYNEADTQAISENMRRYVGDHIQYADRMWLYTNMSLGADDSTESAAIVNEINEFRKNYYFVAGEVEPDDHSGKITTERIYPYSKFKNDIEIFVLHINNPAMDLSTVTSIPAASHPGTITLSRYKGVTSTSPEDVREWSSETDYYDDYAFDISLQTAVKDETNGDYKYLDLVDVLDGAVDPTNLAMGIKMYRRTRDKSNPANVLISDTMTNRTITFKLKNLFFKHAGGNSNEIIEFADVGGKKISNVERRRFEWFDSDTSRAQAKTPTSDFRSSKDIYYIFTKAPSIENVV, from the coding sequence ATGAATAAAAAGAAAAGACTTAAAGGTTTCACCCTCATCGAAATGATCATAGTTGTAGCAATCTTCGGTATGATTATGGCTGTTGTACTTAGTTTTCTTGATCCGGTTAGAAAAGTATACAACAACACTTACAATGAGGCTGACACACAGGCAATAAGTGAAAATATGCGTCGCTACGTAGGTGATCATATTCAGTATGCAGACAGAATGTGGCTGTATACTAATATGTCACTGGGCGCGGATGATTCAACTGAATCTGCTGCAATAGTAAATGAAATAAATGAATTCAGAAAAAATTATTATTTCGTTGCAGGTGAGGTTGAACCTGATGATCATTCAGGAAAAATAACTACAGAACGAATTTATCCATATTCTAAATTTAAGAACGATATAGAAATTTTTGTTTTGCATATTAACAATCCAGCAATGGACCTTTCTACTGTAACATCAATTCCAGCTGCAAGTCATCCGGGAACTATTACGTTGTCAAGATATAAAGGTGTAACTTCTACTTCACCTGAGGATGTTCGCGAATGGTCTTCAGAAACTGACTATTACGATGACTATGCTTTTGATATTTCTCTTCAGACTGCAGTCAAGGATGAAACAAACGGAGATTATAAGTATCTTGACCTTGTTGATGTACTTGACGGGGCTGTTGATCCGACAAACCTCGCAATGGGTATCAAGATGTACAGAAGAACCCGTGATAAATCAAATCCAGCTAATGTTCTGATAAGTGATACTATGACAAACAGAACAATCACTTTTAAACTTAAGAATTTGTTCTTCAAGCATGCAGGCGGTAATTCAAATGAGATTATTGAGTTTGCTGATGTTGGAGGAAAAAAGATATCGAACGTAGAAAGAAGAAGATTTGAATGGTTTGACAGTGACACTTCAAGAGCACAGGCCAAAACACCTACTTCGGATTTCAGATCATCTAAAGATATTTACTATATCTTTACCAAAGCACCATCTATTGAAAACGTTGTGTGA